From Brassica oleracea var. oleracea cultivar TO1000 chromosome C3, BOL, whole genome shotgun sequence, a single genomic window includes:
- the LOC106329874 gene encoding glycine-rich protein DOT1-like, whose product MATRNNILVLCFLIGLELCSARRSLLTYSESEAEVASYGEKSSLSVGVGVGVGADVDVGIGLGGGGGGGHGGGAGGGGGGGPGGGSGYGGGSGEGGGAGYGGGEAGGHGGGGGSGGGGGGGAGGAHGGGYGGGEGGGAGGGYGGGGAGGHGGGGGGGKGGGGGGGSGAGGAHGGGYGAGGGAGAGAGEGYGGGSGAGGHGGGGGGGGGSGGGGGYAAAGSGHGGGAGSGEGGGGY is encoded by the coding sequence ATGGCTACTCGCAACAATATTTTAGTTTTATGTTTCTTAATAGGTTTAGAGTTATGCTCTGCAAGAAGATCACTTCTCACCTACTCTGAATCCGAGGCTGAAGTCGCTTCCTATGGCGAGAAAAGTAGTTTGAGTGTTGGCGTTGGCGTTGGCGTTGGTGCTGATGTTGATGTTGGTATTGGTCTTGGTGGTGGTGGAGGCGGTGGACATGGTGGTGGTGCTGGAGGAGGTGGCGGTGGTGGTCCTGGAGGAGGATCTGGTTATGGAGGTGGAAGCGGTGAAGGTGGTGGAGCTGGATACGGAGGTGGAGAAGCTGGTGGGCACGGTGGAGGTGGAGGAAGTGGAGGAGGCGGTGGTGGAGGAGCTGGCGGTGCACATGGAGGTGGATACGGTGGTGGAGAAGGCGGTGGTGCTGGAGGAGGATATGGAGGTGGAGGGGCAGGTGGACATGGAGGTGGTGGAGGTGGTGGAAAAGGAGGCGGTGGAGGAGGAGGTTCTGGCGCCGGTGGAGCTCACGGTGGTGGTTACGGTGCCGGAGGTGGAGCTGGAGCTGGAGCTGGAGAGGGATACGGTGGTGGCAGTGGAGCTGGGGGACATGGTGGTGGAGGAGGAGGAGGTGGTGGTTCAGGAGGTGGGGGAGGTTATGCTGCAGCTGGATCTGGACATGGTGGCGGTGCTGGTAGCGGAGAAGGCGGTGGTGGATATTGA
- the LOC106331850 gene encoding 40S ribosomal protein S14-2: MSRRKTREPKEETVTLGPAVRDGEQVFGVVHIFASFNDTFIHVTDLSGRETLVRITGGMKVKADRDESSPYAAMLAAQDVAQRCKELGITAMHVKLRATGGNKTKTPGPGAQSALRALARSGMKIGRIEDVTPIPTDSTRRKGGRRGRRL; encoded by the exons ATG TCGAGGAGAAAGACGAGAGAGCCAAAGGAAGAGACAGTGACTCTTGGACCAGCTGTTCGTGATGGAGAGCAAGTCTTCGGTGTTGTCCACATCTTCGCTTCCTTCAACGACACTTTCATT CACGTTACTGATTTGTCTGGACGTGAAACCCTTGTCCGGATCACTG GTGGAATGAAGGTGAAAGCTGACAGGGATGAGTCCTCACCTTACGCAGCTATGCTTGCTGCTCAAGATGTTGCCCAGCGTTGCAAGGAGCTTGGAATCACCGCTATGCACGTTAAGCTCCGTGCCACGGGTGGAAACAAGACCAAGACACCTGGTCCTGGTGCTCAGTCCGCTCTTAGAGCTCTTGCCCGTTCTGGCATGAAAATTGGCCGCATTG AGGATGTTACTCCGATCCCAACGGACAGTACCCGCCGAAAGGGTGGTAGAAGAGGAAGGAGGCTCTGA